A region of Pelagicoccus sp. SDUM812003 DNA encodes the following proteins:
- a CDS encoding response regulator transcription factor, whose amino-acid sequence MKTFYLVDSQASIRQMLAEVLDRRDYSVIGESGDGAKALEEISELKPDVIVTEARLKTHSGPELIRRLKRELPESRFVIFSDERSPIIVKETLKAGAHGYIEKSVTLSELLNSLRIVADGGCFFGFNITEVIRKVVSEPQHAESPQDSLTDREREVLIMIANGNSNKDIAAILGLSVKTVDNHRCSMMRKLNLHNVASITRYAMEHRMVELNFAI is encoded by the coding sequence ATGAAAACCTTTTACCTAGTGGATAGTCAGGCGTCGATACGGCAGATGCTTGCTGAAGTGTTAGACCGTCGTGACTACAGCGTTATCGGCGAGAGTGGCGACGGCGCCAAGGCGCTCGAGGAGATTTCCGAGCTCAAGCCGGACGTGATCGTGACGGAGGCTCGATTGAAAACGCATAGCGGGCCGGAGCTCATTCGTCGCTTGAAGCGGGAGCTGCCGGAGTCGCGATTCGTGATCTTCTCCGACGAGCGCAGTCCGATCATCGTGAAGGAGACGCTCAAGGCGGGCGCCCATGGCTACATCGAGAAGTCCGTCACCCTTTCGGAGCTGCTCAACTCGCTTCGAATCGTGGCTGATGGCGGGTGCTTTTTCGGTTTCAACATCACGGAGGTCATTCGAAAGGTCGTTTCCGAACCGCAGCATGCCGAGTCGCCGCAGGACAGTCTGACGGATCGCGAGCGCGAGGTGCTGATCATGATCGCCAACGGAAACAGCAACAAGGACATCGCCGCCATTCTGGGGCTGAGCGTGAAGACGGTGGACAACCACCGTTGCAGCATGATGCGAAAGCTGAACCTGCACAACGTGGCCTCGATCACCCGCTACGCCATGGAGCATCGTATGGTGGAGCTGAACTTCGCGATCTAG
- a CDS encoding SulP family inorganic anion transporter, which yields MNSTFRENWISNLPRDLLAGTVVALALIPEAIAFSIIAGVDPKVGLYASFCIAVVTAFAGGRPGMISAATGAMALLMTDLIKDHGVQYLFAATLLTGVLQLIAGYFKLGDSLRFVSRSVMTGFVNALAILIFMAQLPEFVGQGWSMYAMVAGGLAIIYLLPRLTKSVPSPLVCIVVLTVIAAFFGLDHLRTVGDMGELPSAFPPFLMPDVPFTLETLFIILPYSIPLAVVGLLESLMTATIVDGLTDSESDKNRECKGQGLANVVTGFFGGMAGCAMIGQSVINVKSGGRGRLSTLWAGIFLLILILLLDEWVSMIPMAALVAVMIMVSIGTFSWSSIKNLKTHPKFTSFVMLATVGVVVYTHNLAYGVLVGVILCALSFAHKVAQLVSITSKRESGSRERTYIVEGQLFFVSASNFSNAFDFSEVLERVVIDVSRAHFWDLSAVTALDKVVLKFRREGAEVEILGLNEASATIVGKLAVHDKPGAPESLDSH from the coding sequence ATGAACAGCACTTTTAGAGAGAATTGGATATCAAACCTACCGAGGGACCTTCTTGCCGGCACCGTGGTAGCGTTGGCCCTCATACCGGAGGCGATCGCCTTTTCCATCATCGCCGGCGTGGATCCCAAAGTCGGGCTCTACGCCTCCTTCTGCATCGCAGTGGTGACCGCCTTCGCCGGAGGCCGGCCGGGCATGATCTCCGCCGCCACCGGAGCCATGGCTCTGCTGATGACCGACCTGATCAAGGATCACGGCGTGCAGTACCTCTTCGCGGCCACTTTGCTCACCGGCGTGCTCCAGCTGATCGCGGGCTATTTCAAGCTGGGCGATTCCTTGAGGTTCGTTTCCCGATCCGTGATGACCGGCTTCGTCAACGCCCTGGCGATCCTCATCTTCATGGCCCAGCTCCCGGAATTCGTGGGACAGGGCTGGAGCATGTACGCCATGGTGGCGGGCGGCCTGGCCATCATCTATCTGCTGCCGCGCCTTACCAAGAGCGTTCCTTCGCCGCTGGTCTGCATCGTCGTCCTGACCGTGATCGCGGCCTTCTTCGGCCTGGACCATCTGCGCACGGTGGGCGACATGGGCGAACTGCCCTCCGCGTTTCCTCCGTTTCTGATGCCGGACGTTCCCTTCACGCTCGAAACCCTGTTCATCATCCTGCCCTACTCGATTCCTCTGGCGGTGGTCGGTCTGCTGGAGTCGCTGATGACCGCCACCATCGTGGACGGCTTGACCGACTCCGAGAGCGACAAGAATCGCGAATGCAAGGGTCAAGGACTGGCCAACGTAGTGACCGGCTTCTTTGGCGGCATGGCCGGCTGCGCCATGATCGGCCAGAGCGTCATCAACGTGAAGTCCGGCGGGCGCGGGCGCTTGTCCACGCTTTGGGCGGGCATCTTCCTCTTGATCCTCATCCTGCTGCTGGACGAGTGGGTCAGCATGATTCCCATGGCCGCATTGGTCGCCGTCATGATCATGGTTTCCATCGGTACCTTCAGCTGGAGCTCGATCAAAAACCTGAAAACCCACCCCAAGTTCACCTCCTTCGTCATGTTGGCCACGGTGGGCGTGGTGGTCTACACCCATAACCTTGCCTACGGAGTGCTGGTGGGCGTCATCCTCTGCGCCCTCTCCTTCGCTCACAAGGTGGCTCAGCTGGTTTCCATCACCTCCAAGCGCGAATCCGGCAGTCGCGAGCGAACCTACATCGTCGAGGGCCAGCTCTTCTTCGTATCCGCCTCCAACTTCTCCAACGCCTTCGATTTCTCGGAGGTGCTCGAGCGGGTGGTGATCGATGTCAGCCGGGCCCACTTCTGGGACTTGTCCGCCGTGACAGCGCTCGACAAAGTGGTTCTCAAGTTCCGCCGCGAAGGAGCGGAAGTGGAAATCCTTGGCCTGAACGAAGCAAGCGCTACCATCGTCGGAAAGCTCGCAGTGCACGACAAGCCAGGAGCTCCCGAATCCCTCGACAGCCATTAG
- a CDS encoding universal stress protein: protein MKTVLCFTDGSPYAQSVYDHSVWAVNQLQTDLRIVHTLNPHRERASLADLSGSIGPEAYDSLMNDLVAFDRERARLAQVKGEAILSEASRHVKEKGIQGVDTELRHGLFVDVLEDIQQNVDLIVIGKRGQNAAIEMKHLGVNIERTLRVAKCPVLVASRAFKPIRRCLLAFDGGPSSLKALEFIATHPLLRDVEIDLLLVGKDDDRHRNEINDATERLRDAGFVAKGEIREGEPARIITDKVENYAYDMLAMGAYGHSRAKRLLIGSTTATLTRDCHVPILMFR, encoded by the coding sequence ATGAAAACCGTTCTCTGCTTCACCGACGGATCCCCCTACGCCCAAAGCGTCTACGACCACAGCGTCTGGGCAGTCAATCAGCTCCAGACCGACCTCCGCATCGTGCATACCCTCAACCCGCACCGAGAGCGAGCCAGCTTGGCGGACCTCAGCGGCAGCATCGGTCCGGAAGCCTACGACTCGCTGATGAACGATCTGGTCGCCTTCGATCGCGAGCGGGCTCGGCTCGCCCAAGTGAAGGGCGAAGCCATCCTCAGCGAAGCGAGCCGCCACGTGAAGGAAAAGGGCATCCAAGGTGTGGATACGGAGCTGAGGCACGGACTCTTCGTCGACGTGCTGGAGGACATCCAGCAAAACGTGGATTTGATCGTAATTGGAAAACGGGGACAAAACGCGGCGATCGAAATGAAGCATCTCGGGGTGAATATCGAGCGCACCTTGCGGGTGGCCAAGTGCCCGGTCCTGGTGGCCTCGCGCGCCTTCAAGCCGATACGGCGCTGCTTGCTGGCCTTCGATGGCGGTCCGAGCTCCCTCAAGGCCCTGGAGTTCATCGCCACCCATCCCCTCTTGAGGGATGTGGAGATCGACCTGCTTCTCGTGGGCAAGGACGACGATCGCCACCGCAACGAAATCAACGACGCCACCGAGCGGCTGAGAGACGCGGGCTTCGTGGCCAAAGGCGAAATCCGCGAAGGCGAGCCCGCTCGGATCATCACCGACAAAGTGGAAAACTACGCCTACGACATGCTCGCCATGGGGGCCTACGGCCATTCTCGAGCGAAGCGGCTTCTCATCGGCAGCACCACCGCCACCCTGACCCGCGACTGCCACGTGCCGATCCTCATGTTCCGCTAG
- a CDS encoding ThuA domain-containing protein, which translates to MTRPLSLLLLTGQSGEWHNWPVSSRYLRSLLEQEDRFRVTYLESPAAGESMRGFAPDWGAYDVVVLDYEGEAWPIETRKAFETYMEEGGGLVVFHSTNNAFPDWPAFNEMIAVGGWGGRDEKDGSMIRWRNGKMELDSRPGAATHPPPYAFEIESRAEEHPVLRGLPQRWLHATDELYSQLRGPARNVTVLATSRADPDEVEGGTGENEPVLMAIEYGKGRVFHTTLGHVHFDRTEAPESLRCVGFVETFLRGAEWAATGAVTRPAPEAFPCSDSISLR; encoded by the coding sequence ATGACAAGACCTCTCTCCCTTCTTCTTTTGACCGGCCAAAGTGGCGAATGGCATAATTGGCCGGTGAGCAGCCGCTACCTCCGGTCACTGCTCGAGCAGGAGGATCGCTTTCGGGTCACCTATCTGGAAAGCCCGGCTGCAGGCGAATCGATGCGGGGCTTTGCGCCGGATTGGGGCGCCTATGACGTGGTCGTGCTCGATTACGAGGGCGAGGCGTGGCCGATAGAGACGCGCAAGGCGTTTGAAACCTACATGGAGGAGGGAGGAGGCCTGGTCGTTTTTCACTCCACCAACAACGCCTTTCCTGACTGGCCGGCCTTCAACGAGATGATCGCGGTCGGAGGCTGGGGCGGGCGCGACGAGAAGGACGGGTCCATGATCCGATGGCGAAACGGGAAAATGGAGCTCGACTCAAGGCCGGGCGCCGCGACGCATCCGCCGCCCTACGCCTTCGAAATCGAGAGCCGCGCCGAGGAGCATCCGGTGTTGCGGGGCTTGCCGCAGCGATGGCTGCACGCCACGGACGAACTCTACAGTCAGCTGCGCGGTCCGGCTCGGAACGTCACGGTACTGGCCACCTCGCGAGCGGATCCGGATGAGGTTGAAGGCGGCACGGGCGAAAACGAGCCGGTGCTGATGGCCATCGAATACGGCAAGGGGCGGGTGTTTCACACGACGCTTGGACACGTGCATTTCGATCGGACCGAAGCGCCGGAGTCGCTGCGCTGCGTCGGATTCGTCGAAACGTTTCTGCGCGGCGCCGAGTGGGCCGCCACTGGGGCGGTGACGCGACCGGCGCCCGAGGCGTTTCCCTGCTCGGACTCGATTTCGCTGCGCTGA
- the purE gene encoding 5-(carboxyamino)imidazole ribonucleotide mutase, which produces MSEKTPLVGIIMGSNSDWPTMQEAAKILESFGVPFEAQVVSAHRTPEKMYDYAKGAKQRGLKCIIAGAGGAAHLPGMVSALTTLPVLGVPVQSKALKGMDSLLSIAQMPGGIPTATFAIGSAGAKNAGLYAVSILALSDDNLAERLESYRDDLKAKVEAMELS; this is translated from the coding sequence ATGTCTGAAAAAACTCCTCTCGTCGGCATCATCATGGGCAGCAACTCCGACTGGCCCACCATGCAAGAAGCAGCCAAGATTCTCGAATCCTTTGGCGTGCCTTTCGAAGCTCAGGTCGTGAGCGCCCATCGCACTCCGGAAAAGATGTACGACTACGCCAAAGGAGCCAAACAGCGCGGTCTTAAGTGCATCATCGCCGGAGCAGGAGGAGCGGCTCACCTGCCGGGCATGGTTTCGGCCCTGACCACTCTTCCCGTGCTTGGGGTGCCGGTGCAATCCAAGGCCCTAAAAGGCATGGACTCGCTGCTATCCATCGCCCAGATGCCCGGCGGCATTCCCACCGCCACTTTCGCTATCGGCTCCGCGGGCGCCAAAAACGCGGGACTCTACGCCGTGTCGATCCTGGCCCTTTCCGACGACAATCTCGCCGAGCGGCTCGAATCCTACCGAGACGACCTCAAGGCCAAAGTGGAAGCGATGGAGCTGTCATGA
- a CDS encoding 5-(carboxyamino)imidazole ribonucleotide synthase encodes MIEPGATIGILGGGQLGRMTGQAARALGYGFVVYEPQENCPAGHVADMEINADYADESALQLLADAADVVTYEFENVPSEATHYLGRHRKLHPRPEILHTCQNREREKTFLRDSGIPCAPFAIVDSEEDLAAALEKIGTPCVLKTAAFGYDGKGQLKIDDDSPNVSEIWKQFGKHRAVLEGWMDFEMEISVMVAANEQGEIATFPIAENIHTNHILDYSIVPARISKDLSERAEELAKEVARKLGLVGLLGVELFVLKDGALAVNELAPRPHNSGHYTIDACVTSQFEQFVRAVCGLPLGSTELLRPVVMVNILGDAWQGRTPDWSSLLRHPQAKLHLYGKKQARVGRKMGHFCVLADSVDEAFALARELKSSL; translated from the coding sequence ATGATCGAGCCCGGAGCGACTATCGGAATCCTTGGCGGCGGCCAGCTCGGCCGCATGACGGGACAGGCGGCCAGGGCCCTGGGCTACGGCTTCGTGGTCTACGAGCCTCAGGAAAACTGTCCCGCTGGACACGTGGCGGATATGGAAATCAACGCCGACTACGCCGACGAATCCGCTTTGCAACTGCTGGCGGACGCGGCGGATGTCGTCACCTACGAGTTCGAAAACGTGCCCAGCGAAGCGACGCACTATCTCGGGCGACACCGGAAGCTGCATCCGCGTCCTGAGATTTTGCATACATGCCAGAATCGCGAGAGGGAGAAGACATTTCTTCGCGACAGCGGCATTCCCTGCGCTCCCTTCGCCATCGTGGATTCCGAAGAGGATCTCGCAGCGGCCTTGGAGAAGATCGGCACACCTTGCGTGCTCAAGACGGCAGCCTTCGGCTACGACGGAAAAGGACAGCTGAAAATCGACGACGATTCTCCAAACGTATCCGAAATCTGGAAACAGTTCGGCAAGCATCGGGCGGTTCTGGAAGGCTGGATGGATTTCGAAATGGAAATCTCGGTCATGGTCGCTGCCAACGAACAGGGCGAAATCGCCACCTTTCCCATCGCCGAAAACATACATACCAACCACATTCTCGACTACTCGATCGTTCCCGCCCGCATCTCGAAGGATCTGAGCGAACGAGCCGAAGAGCTGGCGAAGGAAGTCGCCCGCAAGCTGGGGCTGGTCGGTCTGCTCGGCGTGGAGCTGTTCGTGCTCAAGGACGGCGCCCTAGCGGTGAACGAGCTGGCCCCGCGCCCTCACAATTCCGGGCACTACACCATAGACGCCTGCGTCACCAGCCAATTCGAGCAATTCGTGCGGGCGGTCTGCGGCTTGCCGCTGGGCTCGACGGAGCTGCTGCGCCCCGTGGTGATGGTCAACATTCTAGGCGACGCCTGGCAAGGACGCACACCGGACTGGTCCTCGCTGCTCCGCCACCCGCAGGCCAAACTGCACCTCTACGGCAAGAAGCAGGCCCGCGTCGGTCGCAAGATGGGCCACTTCTGCGTGCTGGCCGACTCCGTAGACGAGGCCTTCGCCCTCGCACGCGAATTGAAGTCGAGCCTCTAG